The stretch of DNA CCAATGCACGGTCGGCCTTGTCGACCAGCAGATGGGCCAGGCTGCAGGAATTTTTCGCCAGGTTATTCATGTTCTGGAGCATGGTCTGGAACTCGGTCATGAGGGAGTCCAGCGAGGGGGAAATGACCTTGATCGCCGCCTTGAACGCCAGTCCCGCCGCGTTCGATGCGACGCTTCGGAAGATGGCGATCAACTCCTGACCATTGATGAAGCTGAAGCTGCCGCCGTACAAGTCGACGCCACCGCAGCCGGCGTTCAGGCGCGGCGGATCGAACGCCACGACGTTGATGTTGTGAATCGGGGTCCGCATCGAATAGCCACCGGCATAGATGCCGACGCGGTCACGCGTGGTGAACGTGCCGGGATCCGTCGAGTTGGACATGAACATGGAATTCAGATCCGCCATGATCCCGGCCCGGGCTGAGGTCGAGAGCAGGCAGAACAAGAAAACGGCAAGAATAGTGCGCTTTTTCATGGTCACCTCATTGGTATTGCTTTTGCAGAAGCGGCTGCAACTTCCGCTTGATGGCCGCCGGGTCGTTCGCATTGAGCTGCAGGGCGCCCAGGTCTTCGGTAGCGGCCACGCCGCGGTCCCATACGGCCAGATCACGCATCGTTTCCGGGGAAAGTAACCTGGTCGTGTGGCCGGCGAACGCGATCTGCTTGACCAATTCGTCCTGGGCATAGAACCCTTGCGCGATCACGCGGTACTGGTTCTCGTCCTTCCCGTTCTTGTATGCATGCGGGCGGTGCACATAGACGACGCTCGGCGTCAGCTTCAGATCGAGCTTGCGATACAACCCGTTGTCCTTGACCAGCGGCCCCTCGTAGCCGCGCGGGCGTTTGCCGTCCAGCGACACGACAAGTGCTTCCATGCCGTACTGCGCGCGCAGCGCGTTCACGATCGGCATCTGCATCGCGCAGAACCTGCAGCTGCCATCGACGAACACCACCAGACCGCCGGTCGCGGCTAGCTCGCGGGTCGCCTGTTCCTGCGCGCTCCGGCTGGCCGAGCGGATTGCCTGTGCACCCGCGCTAGCGTAGGGAATACGGTTGTTTTCGTTGAGCAGCGGGTCGGTATTCGTCACCTCGCTCACCTTCTCGGAAAAGCGCTGCGACTTGTCCATCGCGATGCGCCGGACGTACAAGTACGCGGCCACGTTCTCGTCAGTCGGATCGTCGATCGCGCGCTCCTCGAGCAGCTTGTAGTTCTCCTGCAGCCACTTCACGTTCACCTTCTGGTCCTCCCGTTTGGCGGGGGCAGGCGGCGCCGGACGGGTTTCGGGCCGTTTCGCCTCCTTGCCCTTCACGACATATGGCTGGTAATGAAGGAAGGCGTCGCCGTAGGAGTCGTCGGTGCGAACCTCCTGGGCGGCAACGGTGCCGGCAAGGCCGAGAAAGACAGCAAGGGTCAAGTAACGCATGAGCTTCACTTTCGCGCGCGAAAGTTAATAAATCCGGTAGCCCTTGCCGACGATCGCGTCGTGCGGCAGGTACCCCCAGTAGCGCGAATCGTTCGACATACGGGCCGTGCCGACCATGAAGTAGCGACCGGGAGGAATGACCTCGGTCCGCTCGAAGTTGGCGGCACGGTGCTTGTAAAGCACCGCGTCCTCAAGCCCTTCCGCCACCAGCACTCCGTTGACGAAGACCTTGCTGTCGCGGATATCGAGCTTGTCGCCAGGGACGCCCGCCACGCGCTTGAGCACATAGTCGTCTGTGACGTAGGAGAGCGCGCTGATCGAAGACGCCCGCCAGAACAGATAGTCGCCACGCGCGACTGTCGAAGGCTGGTTGTGCACCAGGAGCGCCAGGTGTAGCTCCGGCAGACAATGGACCGCGTGAGGATCCCATGACAGGCTGACGAAGGAGCGGCCGTGGCCGAAATACAGCGCGGCCGCACAAGCCGCGCCGACCACCAGCGACAGCCGAAGGCGTGCGGGCGATACAGGACGAGATGCCGTCAGCCTCATAGCAGGTTCCTCCAGCACGTCGTACGGGTCTCGGGCTTGAAGCCGCCGCAGGACTTGCCGAAGCTGCCGGCGGCGCCGGCGAGCGCGGTTTCCAGGGACAGGCCGACAGAAGCGACGGCGACCAGGATGATCGCCGCGATTTTCAGCACCTTCATTTCGCAGTCTCCTTTTTGGTAATGGCGGCCGTCAGCTCCTGCGTGATGTCGCGCGTGTCGGCCGGCAGCGCGGCGATAGTGAGGTTCCCGTGTTCGTCCTTGGCGCCGTCGATGATCACGTACCCCTCATCGGTATAACGCTTCATGACCCGCAGGACCGGCTGCGCGATCTCGGCCTGGAGCGCCTTCGCATCGGTACTGTTGCGCTCGAGGACCGCTGCCAGGATCACGGCGTTCTTGTCTGCCACCAAGTACTTACCGTTGGGGACGACGCTGTTGAACTTGCCGCCGGCGTAGAAACAGGCGCCGCACAGGAACGTGATCGCCGCCGCCGGCGCGACGAACGACGCGGCCTTTTTGATGGAATCAGCCATTCAATATCTCCTCGAGCTCGCGGCGAATCTCGACGTCGCTCAACTTCTCGGCCCGCAGCTGTTCCACGATGTCGGCAAGCCACTTGTTGCGCTTGCCGCGTTCGTCGTTGATCACCATGTTGACGGCGTCGACGGCCGAAACGCCACTGCGCATGAGCTGGAAGACCGCGTTGCGCTCGTCGCCCTCGGTCGAGAACAGCGCCGCCGTGAAGCGGTCGACGTAGAGCCGAACGACCTCGTAGGTACTGCCGCCGCAGATGAGGATTTCCGAAAAGACGCCTTTCTCGCTTTTCACGTCCTTGATCAGCTTGTTGAAGAACGGGTCGCCGGCGAATTTGGTCATCACGCCTTCGGCCACGATCTTGTCGATTTCCTCGGGCTCCTGCTGCATGACCAGCTTCCAGGCGGACTGGCTGAGAATGACCTGGCCGGTTGCGTTGTTGGCGAGGTCCCGCGGGCTCTGCGTGATCACCCAGATCGACGCTTCGTCCTTGCGCCCTTTCCGATACATCGCCTCCATGACAGCGGCGGCGCCGTCGTCTTCCAGCAGATCCTTGACCTCGTCCATCAGCTTCAACTTGCGGCCTGGGTATTTCTTCATCTGCCGCAGCAGGGTATTCATTACGAAGAACAGGACACACTGCTTGAGATGCTGGTCACCATCCAGGCCCGACATTTCAAACACCGTGAACGGGTTTTTCGCCGCAAGGTTCGACTCACCCAGGAAGTAGCCTCCGCGCGTCGACGAGTCGACGAAATTACGAAGGCGCGGGATCAGATTGCACGCTGCCAGTTGGACCTCGCTCTTGAACGTGTTCGCGTCGGTGTTTTCCTGAATCACAGTCAGGGCGTCGATCACAGTATTGATATCGGCTTTGCCTCGCGCCCGGCCGTAAGCCGCCTTGGTCGCCTCGCTCACCGCGATGCGCGCGCCCTTGTCCTCGGGTTCCTTGAAATAGGCCATCTTGAGGATCAGCGCCGTGATGTCCGGCTGCTGTTCCATGAAGTCGTCTTCGCTGAGACCGGTGAACGGATTCAGGGACGGGATGCGCGCCGCGTCCAGCGAGAATTCGATGAAATCCCCGCCGGCGGCTTCAGTAAATTTCTTGAGCGACCTGCCGTTGTCGAACACCGTCACCCGGGTACCGGCCGCAAGCTCGTTCTCGACCATATGCTGGAGGGCGAAGGACTTGCCAGCGCCGCTGGCCGCAGCGAGGACGCCGTTCTTGTTCGTGTTGGTCAGGAACGGATCGAAATAATGCGCCGACCCGCGCCGGGTCAGGTAGACCGTTCCCATGCGCTCGGCCGAGCCGCTTGCATTGCCGCGGTAGTCGCCGAAGATCGGCATGAGTTTCGCCGCCACGCTCGCCGGTACCAACGCCTCCGATTCGACGCGCTCGGCAATTTTCACGGAGTAATTCAGTGGCAGAACCTGGACGAAGCGCACGCCGATGGTGTCGGTGACGTCGCGCGCGTCGAAGTCCAGGTTGTTCATCGTGGTCTTGAAGTCAGAACTGGCCTGCTTGAGTTCGGCCTTGTCCTCCGCGAACACGAAGGCGGTCAAGCTGGCATATGTCAGCTTGTTGGAACCATCCTTGCAGACGTCCTGCAGGTACTGCAGATCTTTCAAGATCTCGGCGCTGTTCTCGGCGCCCAGCGAGAACGGCAGCTTGTTGTCGGCCCTGCTGCGCGACTTGATGGCGCGATCGATCCGATCGAGCTCTTTGCGTTGGTTCGCGACGCGCACGGTCGCGTTCAGGATGAACGGCGTTTTAACGCGCACTCCGCCGCCGTCCTTTGTCCGGCCGCTGTTCAGGGGTGCTCCGATCAACAGGTTCGTCAAGCCATGCGAGATCCGCTCCGGCAGGGACTTGGGCACCACCGCGGCGCAGTAGAGCCGCTTGTTGAACACGGCGTAGTCGTCCGGCGTGAAGTCGAACACTTCGTCCGCGCCGAAGGCCTGGTGCCGCAGTTCCATTAGTTCGTCGAGCGGGAGTTCCTTGCGCCTGTCGTACATATTCGCGAACTGGCGGTAGATCGCCAGCACTTCGGACGGCGAACGCGTTTCGGCGTCGACGAAGCCGCATGCCCGCAATCCGCTCAAGAATTCGTTTTGCGCCGCCAGAGACAGCTCCAGCGTCGCATCGTTTACCAGATTCGCCGGCGTCATGAGCGACATGATGACCGTCTTGCGATTTATCGCAGGCATGTTGGGAAGGACGCCGATTTTCTGGGCACGGTGGTAAAGCTGGGCCTGCCGGTGCACTAGCTCCTGCAGCAGCCTGTTGCCATGGGTCTTGCCGCGCACCAGGTTGTATGGCACGTCGTGATCCGGGACGCTCAGCAGCGTGATCTGCAGGACGGACTCATCCGGCGCGCTTTTGTAGATATTCTGAATTAACCCCGCAAACTCGGTGCCGCCGCCTGCTAGCGGGCTCATCTCGTAGCACCGACCTATGTAGATGCTGTTGCCCTCGGGCTTCGAGACGATCAGATTGCTGCCGCGTGCATAGGACTCGACGTGCAGGAAGCTGCTGCTGACCTGGGTTGGTATGTCGGGACGGTTTTGGACGAGCATGATGGGATTCCAAAAAAAGGGACATGACAGGCGGTTGCCCGCCATGTCCAGCTGCGGACGACCTTTAGCGGGCCACGAGGACCTTCACCGGTGCAGCTGCCGGAGCCTGGTCGACGTGCGCGATCAACTGCATCTGTGCTGCGGTCGGCATGCTGGTCGACATCGTGGTCAGCACGCCCGGCCCGACCAGCGCGATCGCCAGAACGCCCAGGATGACGCCGACGGTTTTGTAGCCACCACCGTGAGCCAGCTGCCAGATACCGGCCAGCAGGACCACCAGGGCCAGGACCATCGTCAGGTCGCTCGCCAGCATGTCGCGCAGCCAGGTCACGACAGGAGCGAACTCGTTGGCCGCCAGCGACGTGCCGTTGTTCATCGCGGCCATGGAGCCGAGGACCGCGACGGGAGCGGCGACGGCCACCAGGACTCGAGCAGCGCCTTGCATCAGATTGCCTTTCAGGAGTTTCATAGCCAATTACCTTTCTGCTTTTGGAGCGTTGAGGCCACCACTTCCAGCGGGTGGCATTGCTGACCCGGCCGCGCCAGCGATACCGCTGTCTGGCTGAGCAAGATTCGTTTGCTGCGGGGAGGGCTCATCCACTTCGGCCGTCACCGCGGTGCTGTTCTTTGCCCGATGCGGATACGCACCGGGCACTTGGTTGTCCTGGCCTGCGGCGTCGAAGCCTGCCCAGCGCGCGCCTCTGACCTCGCGGTAGACGATGGCCTCTTCCTGCAGGCTGTCGTTCTCGTCGACGAAGCGCTTGATGTAGACACGTTGTACGACGGGCGCCTTACGCACCGGCATTCCGGCCACCAGCTCGCTGCTGGCGTTCAGCCGCTGGTGCGGCAAAAGTCCGGCGGAGACTCCCGCGCCGGAGCTGGACGCCGGCGCCTTGGTGTCGGGAGCGATGCCGGTGGCGCGGTCGTAATCGCTCATCTTGAATTCCTTGTCGAAGCGGCTTTCCGGAAGCGGACCGTTCGTGCTCCTCTCGAGTGCCTTGAAGGAGCGGCAGTACTCGGACGGGTTTTCCTTGCGGTTGCAGTCGAACTTGCTTTCGCCTATCGGGTTGAAGCTGCAGCCGGCAAGCATCGCGATCGTGGCAGCCAGCGTCAGGGCATGAGTGGATTTCATCAGTCGGCCTTTTTCATCTGGTTGAGTTCGACGGACTCCTGCAGGATCCAGGTGATCCGCGTGCCGGCATTCACTTCGATGACCGGGAACATTTCCTTCGCGTAGTCGAGGTAGAACTTGCTCAGTGCCCGTCCGGCTTCCGACACGCCACCACCAAGCGCGCTACCGGCGATCAGGTTCGGATTCGGATATTGGATGCCCTGGCGGTCACCGCTTTGCGCGTTCTGGTTGTAGCTCGGCAGGGCGGTCGGGGTGAATGCGTTGCCCAGGCCGCTGGCGATGCCCGCCAGCGCCGTCTTCGCCAGCAGCGAACCTTGCTTGGTCACGACCCGGCCGGAAATACCCTGGATCCCGTCGAGGTCGACGCCGTAGGCTTTGATCGGCGCCTCGTAAACATTGCCGCGCTTGTCGATGCAGGACATCACGTTGGCGATCACGTTGGCGCGTTCGCTCGACAGGATGGCGATCCCGGTACCGCTGATGAAGCAGTCGTTGAAGTCGGAGATCTTCCAGCCGTTCGGCAGAATCGCATTTCCCTTCAGCCGGCTGACGAACGGGGCGCCGACGTTGTTTGCGGAGAGGATCGTTCCGCTCGCGCCGCCACCCGCCGAGTTCGAACGCGCATTGATACCGGTGAGCATCACGCTTTCGAGCGCCGAGTTAATTGGAACGGTCAGCATCGGCGCCGCGCTCTCCTTCCGCTTGGACGAGGCCGGAACAGCTTCGGCCGCCCAGACACGCATCGCCGTTGGTTTCGCCTGGACGGCCTGCGCGTCGGGGGAGAACCCCGCATCGCTGAACGGGCTCTTGTCACCCGTCTTGCCGCCGGCATTCGCGCTGGCATTGGCGCCGGGCTGACCGAAGTCCACCGGTGGCGGCAGGTTTTCGTACGCCGCACCGGAGCCGCC from Massilia sp. WG5 encodes:
- the lepB gene encoding signal peptidase I: MRLTASRPVSPARLRLSLVVGAACAAALYFGHGRSFVSLSWDPHAVHCLPELHLALLVHNQPSTVARGDYLFWRASSISALSYVTDDYVLKRVAGVPGDKLDIRDSKVFVNGVLVAEGLEDAVLYKHRAANFERTEVIPPGRYFMVGTARMSNDSRYWGYLPHDAIVGKGYRIY
- the traF gene encoding conjugal transfer protein TraF, producing MRYLTLAVFLGLAGTVAAQEVRTDDSYGDAFLHYQPYVVKGKEAKRPETRPAPPAPAKREDQKVNVKWLQENYKLLEERAIDDPTDENVAAYLYVRRIAMDKSQRFSEKVSEVTNTDPLLNENNRIPYASAGAQAIRSASRSAQEQATRELAATGGLVVFVDGSCRFCAMQMPIVNALRAQYGMEALVVSLDGKRPRGYEGPLVKDNGLYRKLDLKLTPSVVYVHRPHAYKNGKDENQYRVIAQGFYAQDELVKQIAFAGHTTRLLSPETMRDLAVWDRGVAATEDLGALQLNANDPAAIKRKLQPLLQKQYQ
- a CDS encoding TraV family lipoprotein yields the protein MKSTHALTLAATIAMLAGCSFNPIGESKFDCNRKENPSEYCRSFKALERSTNGPLPESRFDKEFKMSDYDRATGIAPDTKAPASSSGAGVSAGLLPHQRLNASSELVAGMPVRKAPVVQRVYIKRFVDENDSLQEEAIVYREVRGARWAGFDAAGQDNQVPGAYPHRAKNSTAVTAEVDEPSPQQTNLAQPDSGIAGAAGSAMPPAGSGGLNAPKAER
- a CDS encoding TraB/VirB10 family protein, with amino-acid sequence MSETGQIAKFKQQWQDMDPKFKWAMGAAVVGCVVIMMVKSKEREQYRLEDQARKTAVAQQVGARNGQSLPNSANNFSALPTTNRNQGLEDLLASLDKARSDAKDAQEHSKNLDEQLRRVNERLSQMETRGSASAPGPAPAYGAAAASGGAGINAGGSGAAYENLPPPVDFGQPGANASANAGGKTGDKSPFSDAGFSPDAQAVQAKPTAMRVWAAEAVPASSKRKESAAPMLTVPINSALESVMLTGINARSNSAGGGASGTILSANNVGAPFVSRLKGNAILPNGWKISDFNDCFISGTGIAILSSERANVIANVMSCIDKRGNVYEAPIKAYGVDLDGIQGISGRVVTKQGSLLAKTALAGIASGLGNAFTPTALPSYNQNAQSGDRQGIQYPNPNLIAGSALGGGVSEAGRALSKFYLDYAKEMFPVIEVNAGTRITWILQESVELNQMKKAD
- a CDS encoding ATP-binding protein, encoding MLVQNRPDIPTQVSSSFLHVESYARGSNLIVSKPEGNSIYIGRCYEMSPLAGGGTEFAGLIQNIYKSAPDESVLQITLLSVPDHDVPYNLVRGKTHGNRLLQELVHRQAQLYHRAQKIGVLPNMPAINRKTVIMSLMTPANLVNDATLELSLAAQNEFLSGLRACGFVDAETRSPSEVLAIYRQFANMYDRRKELPLDELMELRHQAFGADEVFDFTPDDYAVFNKRLYCAAVVPKSLPERISHGLTNLLIGAPLNSGRTKDGGGVRVKTPFILNATVRVANQRKELDRIDRAIKSRSRADNKLPFSLGAENSAEILKDLQYLQDVCKDGSNKLTYASLTAFVFAEDKAELKQASSDFKTTMNNLDFDARDVTDTIGVRFVQVLPLNYSVKIAERVESEALVPASVAAKLMPIFGDYRGNASGSAERMGTVYLTRRGSAHYFDPFLTNTNKNGVLAAASGAGKSFALQHMVENELAAGTRVTVFDNGRSLKKFTEAAGGDFIEFSLDAARIPSLNPFTGLSEDDFMEQQPDITALILKMAYFKEPEDKGARIAVSEATKAAYGRARGKADINTVIDALTVIQENTDANTFKSEVQLAACNLIPRLRNFVDSSTRGGYFLGESNLAAKNPFTVFEMSGLDGDQHLKQCVLFFVMNTLLRQMKKYPGRKLKLMDEVKDLLEDDGAAAVMEAMYRKGRKDEASIWVITQSPRDLANNATGQVILSQSAWKLVMQQEPEEIDKIVAEGVMTKFAGDPFFNKLIKDVKSEKGVFSEILICGGSTYEVVRLYVDRFTAALFSTEGDERNAVFQLMRSGVSAVDAVNMVINDERGKRNKWLADIVEQLRAEKLSDVEIRRELEEILNG